Proteins co-encoded in one Gleimia hominis genomic window:
- a CDS encoding CRISPR-associated endonuclease Cas3'' yields MDFQWPPGARALWAKTGENDGEWLSLAQHLEDSARVSAWLWDHWLADRIKQQLSEYLSLSLEETKQFITFLAGTHDLGKAGSCFTYQLPPHRYSSFGERAQAAGLEQINTHVPIKYPHSAGSSLIIEEYLQQLNNYAQPAPQATKTGETNTAKTRKPKRSERLRAARVRRSVAGISGSHHGLPATPEAYANVTEEQNRQSPNWTTTQQTTVQAAANGTNALPALKKVLENNKPLSKSASMVLTGIVIMTDWIASNQKLFPCVKEMPIDAFKRSLEQNHTNADTKKNETRFNTGVNHLQLPSPWRPQQITTRADEAYKHRFNWPNTATPYTVQTAAYEEAKHANGPIMMCIEAAMGEGKTEAALMAAEVLAHKNGCNGIAFAAPTQATANGLFHRIKKWAQAGATAEDPVSMYLAHGKNILNDEYTSLARSIHEIYDGDHSGSSGVIAHSWLRGRKKAYSHPSP; encoded by the coding sequence ATGGTTGTCACTGGCCCAGCACTTAGAAGACAGTGCACGCGTATCCGCTTGGTTGTGGGACCACTGGCTAGCAGACCGGATCAAACAACAACTTTCCGAATACCTCTCCCTATCATTAGAAGAAACAAAACAGTTCATCACTTTCCTAGCGGGCACCCACGACCTCGGGAAAGCTGGTTCCTGCTTCACATACCAACTACCACCCCACCGGTACAGCTCCTTCGGTGAACGAGCCCAAGCCGCGGGCCTTGAACAAATCAACACCCACGTGCCAATCAAATACCCACACAGCGCAGGCAGCAGCCTAATCATTGAAGAATACTTACAGCAGCTAAACAACTACGCGCAGCCAGCACCTCAGGCGACAAAAACTGGTGAAACAAACACAGCGAAAACCAGGAAACCGAAACGTTCAGAAAGACTTCGCGCAGCACGAGTACGCCGCAGCGTCGCCGGCATCTCTGGATCCCACCACGGCCTCCCCGCAACCCCTGAAGCCTACGCCAACGTAACCGAAGAACAGAATCGACAAAGCCCCAACTGGACCACCACTCAGCAAACCACCGTGCAGGCAGCAGCAAACGGTACCAACGCGCTGCCGGCCCTCAAGAAAGTACTAGAAAACAACAAACCACTTTCCAAAAGCGCGTCAATGGTGCTAACTGGCATCGTGATTATGACGGACTGGATCGCGTCAAACCAAAAACTCTTCCCATGCGTAAAAGAAATGCCAATAGACGCGTTCAAACGCTCACTTGAACAAAACCATACGAACGCGGACACAAAGAAGAATGAAACCCGTTTCAACACCGGGGTCAACCACCTTCAACTCCCCAGCCCGTGGCGACCACAACAAATAACCACGCGCGCAGACGAAGCGTACAAACACCGGTTCAACTGGCCAAACACCGCTACCCCCTACACGGTACAAACCGCGGCATACGAAGAAGCGAAACACGCAAACGGCCCCATAATGATGTGCATCGAAGCTGCGATGGGGGAAGGCAAAACCGAAGCTGCCCTGATGGCTGCGGAAGTACTAGCGCACAAAAACGGTTGCAACGGCATCGCCTTCGCCGCCCCCACCCAAGCAACCGCAAACGGTCTCTTTCACCGCATTAAAAAATGGGCACAAGCCGGGGCAACCGCCGAAGACCCCGTTTCCATGTACCTCGCGCACGGGAAGAATATTCTAAACGACGAATACACCTCGCTTGCACGTTCAATCCACGAAATCTACGACGGCGATCACAGCGGTAGCTCAGGCGTTATTGCACACAGTTGGCTCAGAGGACGGAAAAAGGCATACTCGCATCCATCTCCGTAA